The Parashewanella tropica genome window below encodes:
- a CDS encoding HDOD domain-containing protein, translating to MTDIEQIIFSQIKSIIANEELLIGRRGVLIPLKKAIIADGDIQNIIDIVISDPSLSAHILWRTQLAHHETSIQSKPKTIKEALVRLGQVNIYRYAFSFYLKELFDELSQPYKKLVKGYWQLTESIAEESILLLHEMHDSKIDSDELQTICLFSVFGQIIALTSFARLELDLKKPIPLPFVKNIIDEHQQSLTIEAFKTLGLDEELQREFMIAHNLQESEQLESAGLVLRRVLSKKKLLLNPL from the coding sequence ATGACAGACATTGAGCAAATCATTTTTTCTCAGATAAAATCAATCATCGCTAACGAAGAACTTCTAATTGGTCGTCGCGGTGTTTTGATACCACTAAAAAAAGCCATTATCGCCGATGGTGATATTCAAAATATCATCGATATTGTGATCAGTGATCCTTCACTCTCAGCGCATATATTATGGCGTACTCAATTGGCGCACCATGAAACGTCTATCCAGAGTAAACCTAAGACCATCAAAGAAGCACTGGTACGCTTAGGTCAGGTCAACATATATCGATATGCGTTTTCGTTTTATCTAAAAGAGTTGTTCGATGAATTGTCTCAACCTTACAAAAAATTAGTCAAAGGCTACTGGCAGCTTACTGAAAGTATTGCCGAAGAATCGATTTTATTACTGCACGAAATGCATGACTCAAAAATCGACAGTGATGAACTTCAAACTATTTGCTTATTCAGTGTATTTGGTCAAATCATTGCACTTACTTCGTTTGCTCGCTTAGAGCTCGATTTGAAAAAACCAATTCCATTACCTTTTGTGAAAAACATTATTGATGAACATCAACAGTCATTAACAATTGAAGCGTTTAAGACCTTGGGTTTAGATGAAGAATTGCAACGAGAATTTATGATCGCCCATAATTTACAAGAATCAGAGCAACTTGAATCTGCAGGATTGGTTTTACGACGTGTTTTGAGCAAAAAGAAACTGCTTTTAAATCCACTTTAA
- the rpiA gene encoding ribose-5-phosphate isomerase RpiA: MTQDEMKKAAGWAALEYVEKDSIVGVGTGSTVNHFIDALATMKADIEGAVSSSEASTEKMKALGIPVFDLNTVDNLSVYVDGADEINGHMDMIKGGGAALTREKIVAAVADKFVCIVDNTKEVDILGEFPLPVEVIPMARSYVARELVKLGGDPVYREGVITDNGNVILDVYNLKIMEPKKLEEQINSIVGVVTNGLFAHRGADVLLVGSPDGVKTVKG, from the coding sequence ATGACCCAAGATGAAATGAAAAAAGCAGCTGGCTGGGCAGCTCTAGAATACGTTGAAAAAGATTCAATTGTGGGGGTTGGTACAGGCTCAACTGTTAACCATTTTATTGATGCACTTGCGACCATGAAAGCTGACATTGAAGGTGCGGTATCGAGCTCTGAAGCGTCGACTGAAAAAATGAAAGCTCTGGGTATTCCGGTGTTCGACTTAAACACCGTTGATAACCTTTCTGTGTATGTTGATGGTGCGGATGAGATCAATGGTCACATGGACATGATCAAAGGCGGTGGGGCAGCTTTGACTCGTGAAAAAATCGTGGCTGCAGTCGCTGATAAATTTGTATGTATCGTTGATAACACTAAAGAAGTTGATATTTTAGGTGAGTTCCCACTTCCTGTTGAAGTGATCCCTATGGCTCGTTCGTACGTGGCTCGTGAGTTAGTTAAATTAGGTGGTGATCCGGTTTATCGTGAAGGTGTGATCACTGATAATGGCAATGTGATTTTAGATGTGTATAACTTAAAAATCATGGAGCCGAAAAAGTTAGAAGAACAAATCAATAGCATAGTAGGCGTGGTAACTAACGGTTTATTTGCTCATCGCGGTGCTGATGTATTGTTGGTTGGCTCACCTGATGGCGTAAAGACAGTAAAGGGCTAA
- a CDS encoding DUF808 domain-containing protein — MAGASLLTLLDDIATILDDVSVMSKVAAKKTAGVLGDDLALNAEQVSGVASERELPVIWAVAKGSLKNKCILVPAALLISAFIPWAIMPLLLCGGLFLCFEGIESTYHKLTSKKASAEDSNEPELETEQERQAYEVKKIKGAIRTDFVLSAEIIAITLGVVAEQSLITQASTLAIIALLMTIGVYGFVALIVRMDDGGVYLLQKHNQGKLGKGAKLLGLALLNTAPRLMKILTIIGTLAMFLVGGGIVDHSLHVLEFLKLTQFDWFIVPHLLQLVIGVIAGLITVGIVTLLSKAKRSLGSKND; from the coding sequence ATGGCTGGAGCAAGTCTGCTAACCCTACTTGATGATATCGCCACAATTTTGGATGATGTTTCGGTAATGAGTAAAGTCGCCGCAAAGAAAACCGCGGGGGTTTTGGGTGACGACTTAGCGCTAAATGCCGAACAAGTATCAGGCGTAGCATCAGAACGTGAGCTTCCTGTTATTTGGGCAGTCGCCAAAGGCTCCTTAAAAAATAAATGCATTCTTGTTCCCGCCGCTCTTCTCATCAGCGCATTTATTCCATGGGCAATTATGCCCCTTCTCCTTTGTGGCGGTTTATTTCTTTGTTTTGAAGGCATCGAAAGCACTTACCACAAACTCACCTCAAAGAAAGCCTCCGCAGAAGACTCAAATGAGCCTGAACTTGAAACGGAACAAGAGCGCCAAGCTTATGAAGTCAAAAAAATCAAAGGTGCAATCCGGACTGACTTTGTTCTTTCAGCCGAAATCATTGCCATAACATTAGGCGTTGTCGCAGAGCAGAGTTTGATCACCCAAGCTTCTACGCTCGCCATTATTGCTCTTTTGATGACCATAGGTGTTTACGGGTTCGTGGCGCTTATTGTTCGGATGGATGATGGTGGTGTTTATTTGTTGCAAAAACACAACCAAGGCAAGTTAGGAAAAGGGGCAAAACTGCTTGGATTAGCACTGTTGAATACCGCCCCTAGATTAATGAAAATTCTTACCATCATTGGCACATTAGCCATGTTTCTTGTGGGTGGCGGCATTGTTGATCATAGCCTGCATGTTCTTGAGTTCTTGAAGTTGACTCAATTTGATTGGTTTATTGTGCCGCATTTATTGCAACTCGTAATTGGCGTTATCGCAGGCTTGATCACTGTCGGTATTGTTACCTTATTGTCGAAAGCTAAGCGTTCGTTAGGAAGTAAAAATGATTAA
- a CDS encoding GFA family protein — protein sequence MIKGSCLCGCITYSTSSPLGDGEICHCVQCRKSTGYALASTSVPLDSLTIAGEEYLSWYHSSEKARRGFCSKCGSTLFFDPIDKNKHDWISIALGSIDGGTGCTIKLHIFTAEKGDYYDILDGARQNLY from the coding sequence ATGATTAAAGGATCATGTCTTTGTGGCTGCATCACTTATTCCACCAGCAGCCCTTTAGGTGATGGTGAAATTTGTCACTGCGTTCAATGTCGGAAATCTACAGGTTATGCACTCGCTTCAACTTCAGTTCCGCTAGATTCATTAACCATTGCAGGAGAAGAATATCTAAGCTGGTATCATTCATCAGAAAAAGCCAGACGCGGTTTTTGCTCTAAGTGCGGCTCTACACTCTTTTTTGATCCTATCGATAAAAACAAACACGATTGGATCAGCATTGCTTTAGGCAGTATTGATGGAGGCACAGGCTGTACCATCAAATTACATATCTTCACCGCAGAAAAAGGTGATTATTACGATATTCTTGATGGTGCGCGTCAGAATTTATATTAG
- a CDS encoding protein adenylyltransferase SelO, giving the protein MQFDNSYLQLGERFFVKTQSKPVSNPKLLLWNDSLDEQLGLSELQESKRAQYFSGNELLEGSEPIALAYAGHQFGHYNPQLGDGRAHLLGELIDSDGTRKDIQLKGSGATPFSRGGDGLCAIGPALREYLMSEAMFALGVPTTRCLSVVLTGEPVYRQRVHQGAIVTRIASSHIRVGTFQFIAAQQDKATLQSLCDYVINRHFPEVQQTDGDSICALFEAIMNKQIELIVEWLRVGFIHGVMNTDNTAISGETIDFGPCAMLGTYDPETVYSSIDRRGRYAFGNQAKIAHWNMAKLAESLLVLDNEVSRLEPLQHALNQFQSKFEQAYFAMMSNKLGLLETQEQDNTLIEKITQAMYQQQLDYTQTFTLLTRSLNCEESEQKISKSLGDAYSTWYQRLKASNHSLEDIQAHMRQVNPVVIPRNHQVEQVLAEYEDNNNIEPLLAFLNVLKQPYTDSEVSKVYQQADSEYDAQYQTFCGT; this is encoded by the coding sequence ATGCAATTTGATAACAGTTACCTTCAATTAGGTGAACGATTTTTTGTAAAAACTCAATCTAAACCGGTTAGTAATCCCAAATTACTTTTATGGAATGATTCGTTAGATGAGCAGCTTGGATTGTCTGAATTGCAGGAGTCAAAGCGCGCACAGTACTTTTCAGGTAATGAGTTACTAGAAGGCTCTGAGCCAATAGCATTAGCCTATGCGGGTCATCAGTTTGGTCACTACAATCCTCAATTGGGTGATGGTAGAGCTCATTTACTCGGTGAACTGATTGATAGTGATGGCACGAGAAAAGATATTCAGCTTAAAGGATCTGGAGCGACACCATTTTCCCGTGGTGGAGATGGATTGTGTGCCATAGGCCCAGCACTGCGTGAATATTTAATGAGTGAAGCCATGTTTGCTTTAGGTGTTCCAACCACCCGCTGCTTGTCTGTGGTGTTAACGGGGGAGCCTGTTTATCGCCAGAGAGTACACCAAGGTGCAATCGTTACTCGAATTGCAAGCAGTCACATACGAGTAGGGACGTTCCAATTTATAGCGGCTCAGCAAGACAAAGCTACACTTCAGTCTTTGTGTGATTATGTGATAAATCGACATTTTCCAGAAGTTCAACAAACAGACGGTGATTCCATTTGTGCTTTATTTGAAGCGATTATGAATAAGCAAATTGAGCTTATTGTCGAGTGGCTGAGAGTGGGTTTCATTCATGGAGTGATGAATACTGATAACACTGCAATATCGGGAGAAACCATCGACTTTGGTCCGTGTGCCATGCTTGGAACATATGACCCAGAAACCGTTTATAGCTCGATTGATCGCCGAGGGCGTTATGCGTTTGGCAACCAAGCTAAGATTGCTCACTGGAACATGGCAAAATTAGCCGAAAGCTTGTTGGTGTTGGATAATGAAGTTTCCCGATTAGAACCACTTCAACACGCGTTAAATCAATTCCAATCCAAATTTGAACAGGCTTATTTTGCTATGATGTCGAATAAGCTAGGTTTATTGGAAACTCAAGAACAAGATAACACTCTGATTGAGAAAATAACTCAGGCCATGTACCAACAACAGCTTGATTACACGCAAACCTTTACTTTACTCACTCGTTCCCTAAATTGTGAAGAATCAGAGCAGAAAATAAGTAAGTCATTGGGTGATGCTTACTCAACTTGGTATCAAAGATTGAAAGCTAGTAATCACTCATTGGAGGATATTCAAGCTCATATGAGACAAGTTAATCCTGTCGTTATTCCAAGAAACCATCAGGTTGAGCAAGTGTTAGCTGAGTATGAAGACAATAATAATATTGAGCCGTTGTTGGCTTTTCTTAATGTATTAAAGCAACCTTATACTGACTCAGAAGTCAGTAAAGTGTATCAACAAGCCGACTCTGAATATGATGCTCAATATCAGACGTTTTGTGGAACCTAA
- a CDS encoding beta-propeller fold lactonase family protein, with amino-acid sequence MERSFASRLYKSLIALSLSVFIVSCGSDNDKKVEKQPVGFIYTTTNGEGINQVMQLSRYDDGTLGNEKVYSTSGKGGANVGAGGDAHGDFDSQGAVQIIGDYLLATNAGGNSISVFKLNRSTGDLAFMQSVGSGGERPVSIGFTKKTESEDEYWVVVGNQWNNPNIQKSGDDIERYPNNAFFEGDLTAADPSDAVRNIVLFSFDSSNGALVRDDGDFMDSYNRENGGPTTVTFSDDGTRLAVATWGIAHFSTDTPLLAEQKPSRVYVYNFDAENGEVSNVRHFEKEGVAGTIGINFAKGVNDVIHASNFNLINSLSDHGLTVLKVADTEVTMMESGNTGEANQHDEACWTVLNPDGTRLYVSSFGANVVTPFSINTDGSMNKTLPYEARGDNTPSGDTKEMWVSPDDKYVYVLGAFQTFTLNRFKVTEDGLDYLDQYIYEETKDARGDDSAGKYNFLGLTGFDIK; translated from the coding sequence ATGGAACGTTCATTTGCCTCTAGGCTTTATAAAAGCTTAATAGCCCTCTCTCTCTCTGTTTTCATCGTAAGTTGTGGCAGTGACAACGATAAAAAAGTTGAAAAACAGCCTGTCGGTTTTATCTATACCACTACAAATGGTGAGGGCATCAACCAAGTAATGCAATTAAGCCGATATGATGACGGCACCTTAGGTAATGAAAAAGTGTACTCCACCAGTGGTAAAGGTGGTGCTAATGTCGGTGCTGGTGGTGATGCTCACGGTGATTTTGACTCACAAGGTGCAGTACAAATCATTGGTGATTATCTATTAGCAACCAATGCCGGTGGAAATAGTATTTCCGTTTTTAAGCTTAACAGAAGTACTGGTGATTTAGCCTTTATGCAAAGCGTTGGTTCTGGTGGTGAACGCCCTGTGAGTATTGGCTTTACTAAAAAAACAGAAAGTGAAGACGAGTACTGGGTCGTGGTTGGTAACCAATGGAATAACCCGAATATTCAAAAGTCAGGTGATGATATTGAAAGGTATCCAAACAATGCTTTCTTCGAGGGTGATTTAACCGCTGCCGATCCTTCTGATGCAGTAAGGAACATTGTGCTATTTAGCTTCGATAGCTCAAATGGTGCCTTAGTTCGTGATGATGGCGATTTTATGGATAGCTATAATCGTGAAAATGGTGGCCCAACAACAGTGACCTTTAGTGATGATGGCACTCGCTTAGCGGTAGCCACTTGGGGGATCGCACATTTCAGTACAGATACTCCTCTACTTGCTGAACAAAAACCAAGCCGCGTATACGTTTATAACTTTGATGCGGAAAATGGTGAAGTTTCAAACGTACGTCATTTTGAGAAGGAAGGCGTGGCGGGAACCATCGGCATCAACTTCGCTAAAGGTGTGAATGACGTTATTCATGCCAGTAACTTTAATTTGATTAACAGCTTATCTGATCATGGTCTTACGGTTTTAAAGGTGGCTGACACAGAAGTTACTATGATGGAAAGTGGTAATACAGGTGAAGCTAATCAACACGATGAAGCGTGCTGGACGGTATTGAACCCTGATGGAACACGTTTGTATGTTTCAAGCTTCGGTGCGAACGTGGTTACACCATTTTCGATTAACACTGACGGTAGCATGAACAAGACGCTTCCTTATGAAGCTCGTGGTGACAATACGCCAAGTGGTGATACCAAGGAAATGTGGGTATCGCCTGATGATAAGTATGTTTATGTGCTTGGTGCCTTTCAAACTTTCACCCTTAACCGCTTTAAAGTAACTGAAGATGGATTAGATTATCTAGATCAATACATCTATGAAGAAACTAAAGATGCTAGAGGTGACGATAGTGCAGGTAAGTACAACTTCCTTGGTTTAACGGGTTTTGACATCAAGTAA
- a CDS encoding 5-formyltetrahydrofolate cyclo-ligase, translated as MDNTSARNRLRHQIRNQRRQISQPHQKMFAEQASEILLSQLIKQQCQSVALYLSFDGELDTMPLIQKLWQSGVKTFLPVLHPFTQGHLLFLEYQNSTPMKLNKFGIEEPELACNKVLPVEQLDAIITPLVAFDEQGNRMGMGGGYYDRTLAYLESKPFLKVIGYAHECQKVDALPIEAWDKPLSAVVTAQAFYQF; from the coding sequence ATGGATAACACTTCAGCGCGAAATCGACTTCGTCATCAAATTCGCAATCAAAGACGTCAAATCTCTCAACCTCATCAAAAAATGTTTGCTGAGCAAGCCTCAGAAATACTGTTATCTCAACTTATTAAACAGCAATGTCAGTCTGTGGCTTTATATCTCAGCTTTGATGGCGAGCTTGATACTATGCCCTTGATACAAAAATTATGGCAATCTGGGGTAAAAACCTTCTTACCTGTATTGCACCCGTTTACTCAAGGGCATTTATTATTTCTGGAGTATCAGAACTCTACACCCATGAAGCTCAACAAATTTGGCATCGAAGAGCCTGAATTGGCTTGTAATAAGGTGTTACCTGTCGAACAACTTGATGCGATTATTACTCCATTAGTGGCTTTTGATGAGCAAGGAAATCGAATGGGCATGGGAGGAGGCTATTACGATCGCACTCTGGCTTATTTAGAGTCTAAACCGTTTTTAAAAGTAATTGGCTATGCTCATGAATGCCAGAAAGTGGATGCGCTTCCTATCGAAGCTTGGGATAAGCCTTTGTCGGCAGTGGTAACGGCACAAGCATTTTATCAATTTTGA
- the erpA gene encoding iron-sulfur cluster insertion protein ErpA, producing the protein MVQQETQEQQSNEPQPESDALPIQFTDAAASKVKELLEEEENPALKLRVYVTGGGCSGFQYGFTFDEKQNEGDFTVEKQGVLLVVDPMSLQYLIGGEVDYTSGLEGSRFYVKNPNATTTCGCGASFSV; encoded by the coding sequence GTGGTTCAACAAGAAACACAAGAACAACAAAGCAATGAACCGCAGCCAGAAAGCGATGCATTACCTATTCAATTTACTGATGCCGCAGCCAGCAAGGTAAAAGAGCTGCTAGAAGAGGAAGAAAACCCTGCATTAAAACTGCGAGTTTATGTTACTGGTGGTGGGTGTTCAGGATTCCAGTACGGGTTTACCTTTGATGAAAAACAAAACGAAGGTGATTTCACCGTTGAGAAGCAAGGTGTATTGCTAGTTGTAGACCCTATGAGTTTGCAATATTTGATTGGTGGGGAAGTGGATTATACTTCAGGCCTTGAAGGTTCTCGATTCTATGTGAAAAACCCGAATGCCACTACAACGTGTGGTTGTGGTGCAAGCTTCTCAGTTTAA
- a CDS encoding DUF6776 family protein, protein MSRSERRQDRLRKFEQNYFPINRYVFLVVLLAFVAGGASYFYYEQLSPVPKQGNAEIKELKNKLNTQSQELAQRNLELSIAHQSNQNLRNMFAKKQASQADIERELAFYRSIMAPETSAQGISIYDLRLDKTVASEGYELNLILTQLKKRRSSLTGYAELTLIGEKNGKEIKQSINQLTKNDFKFRFRFFQSLQARLDLPKGVNWKQLRVKVKVPASRWSKAEETERSFDINKLLADPEGSQ, encoded by the coding sequence ATGTCGAGATCGGAACGCAGGCAAGATCGCTTGCGAAAATTTGAACAAAATTATTTTCCCATAAATCGCTATGTATTTTTAGTGGTTTTATTGGCTTTTGTGGCGGGGGGAGCAAGTTATTTTTATTACGAACAACTTTCACCTGTTCCCAAACAAGGAAATGCTGAGATTAAAGAGCTCAAAAATAAATTAAATACTCAGTCTCAAGAGTTGGCTCAACGTAATTTAGAGCTCAGTATCGCTCATCAATCGAACCAAAATCTACGAAATATGTTTGCAAAAAAGCAGGCATCACAAGCCGATATAGAAAGAGAATTGGCGTTCTACCGTAGCATCATGGCTCCAGAAACCAGTGCTCAAGGGATCAGTATTTATGATTTGAGGCTAGATAAAACGGTCGCCAGTGAAGGATATGAGTTAAATTTGATCTTAACCCAACTTAAAAAGCGTCGTTCTTCACTCACAGGTTATGCTGAATTGACACTTATTGGTGAAAAAAATGGCAAAGAGATCAAGCAATCTATCAATCAGCTGACAAAAAATGATTTCAAATTTCGTTTTAGATTTTTCCAATCGTTACAAGCTCGACTCGACTTACCTAAAGGCGTTAATTGGAAGCAATTACGAGTAAAAGTGAAAGTGCCAGCTAGTCGTTGGAGCAAAGCGGAAGAAACAGAGCGTAGTTTTGATATTAATAAATTACTTGCTGATCCTGAAGGTTCCCAATAA
- a CDS encoding chloride channel protein: MHSTIKKLLNTQSCSKALEYFSSDFRDLLSGSKTNVQLCLLALAFAIVASSVIILFRWLLQTSFEITELRHSDFVADLADWRSYLPLLGVLLIWLTARLASRRYKQMGIAYVLHRYKLHYGKIPLQSAPSQFLQALFALATNFSVGREGPAIHLGAVSASVIAQKFNLPDNSVRILSASGVAAGIAATFNAPLAAVIFVFEVIIREYRIHYFFPILISAVCGALSSQLVFGDIHEFGAININDMPLGLYPTLLADGLLLGCFAALLNSSLLKITEISQKWPLFPKLLLAGVITTAVGIMVPQALGSDGLAITTAIDDSVGLTFLFAILFAKTIATVSAIGLGIPGGLIGPLYGIGAVLGAILAGINVYLFPESAPYVGLYTIIGMTVMMGVCLNAPLAALVALLELTNDANILLPAMFVMIPAFLLAFQGFNCRSILLRQLDLMGLGYRVPPLNLGLQKRGVRAVMEKQIKVIDESLLQQMSTSHENEQKVLVRTVDGDIHILQASDNNSEELMLSSAPLKILPDTATLDDAYKLLAPMRTGEITIYQKDPHNIVGLISWKMIYKEVRKGHV, from the coding sequence GTGCATTCTACAATAAAAAAATTGCTGAATACGCAAAGTTGTTCAAAAGCTTTGGAATATTTTTCTAGCGACTTCAGGGATTTGCTTTCAGGAAGCAAAACCAACGTTCAATTGTGCCTCCTAGCATTAGCTTTTGCGATTGTCGCTTCAAGTGTCATCATCCTATTCCGTTGGCTGTTACAAACGTCATTCGAAATCACTGAACTGAGACATTCAGACTTTGTAGCTGATTTGGCTGATTGGCGCAGTTACTTGCCTTTATTAGGTGTCCTACTTATTTGGCTTACTGCTCGTCTTGCCTCTCGTCGATATAAGCAAATGGGTATTGCCTATGTACTGCATCGATACAAGTTACATTATGGAAAAATCCCACTTCAATCGGCCCCAAGTCAATTTTTACAAGCACTATTTGCACTTGCTACTAATTTCTCTGTAGGACGAGAAGGTCCAGCAATTCATCTAGGTGCGGTTAGCGCCAGTGTCATAGCGCAAAAGTTTAACCTTCCAGACAACAGTGTCAGGATTCTGAGCGCCAGTGGTGTTGCAGCTGGTATTGCCGCAACTTTTAACGCTCCTTTAGCGGCGGTGATCTTTGTATTTGAAGTGATCATTAGAGAATATCGAATTCATTACTTCTTCCCCATTTTAATTTCTGCCGTTTGCGGTGCGCTGAGTAGCCAGCTGGTATTTGGTGATATTCATGAATTCGGCGCAATTAATATCAATGATATGCCACTAGGTCTTTACCCAACGTTATTAGCCGATGGTTTGTTACTTGGCTGCTTTGCTGCACTATTGAACTCATCGTTACTGAAAATAACTGAAATCAGCCAAAAGTGGCCTTTATTTCCCAAATTGCTGTTAGCTGGTGTTATCACGACCGCCGTTGGAATTATGGTTCCACAAGCATTAGGCAGTGATGGATTAGCCATAACTACTGCAATTGACGATTCAGTTGGCCTCACTTTTCTATTTGCTATTTTATTTGCAAAAACCATAGCAACGGTAAGCGCAATTGGGCTCGGAATTCCTGGTGGGCTTATCGGCCCTCTTTATGGAATTGGTGCTGTACTCGGAGCAATTTTGGCCGGAATCAATGTCTATTTATTTCCTGAAAGTGCACCTTATGTTGGCTTATATACCATTATCGGCATGACAGTTATGATGGGCGTATGCTTAAACGCACCTTTAGCGGCATTAGTGGCGCTTTTAGAACTCACGAATGACGCGAATATTCTTCTTCCTGCCATGTTCGTAATGATCCCAGCCTTTTTATTGGCATTCCAAGGTTTTAATTGCCGATCAATATTACTAAGGCAATTGGACTTGATGGGACTAGGTTACCGAGTTCCGCCTCTCAACTTAGGGTTGCAAAAACGAGGTGTACGAGCAGTAATGGAAAAACAAATCAAGGTTATTGATGAAAGCCTACTACAACAAATGAGTACTTCCCATGAAAATGAGCAAAAAGTACTGGTAAGGACAGTTGATGGTGACATTCACATTTTACAAGCTTCAGATAATAACTCTGAAGAGCTAATGCTCTCATCAGCCCCTTTGAAAATACTACCTGATACTGCAACTCTTGATGATGCTTATAAATTACTAGCACCAATGCGTACAGGAGAAATCACCATTTACCAAAAAGATCCTCACAATATTGTTGGATTGATCAGCTGGAAAATGATTTATAAAGAAGTTCGTAAAGGTCATGTTTAA